Proteins from a genomic interval of Anaerolineales bacterium:
- a CDS encoding fibronectin type III domain-containing protein, protein MKRISFYFSAFFILSFFIGACTGAAQVEGTFVWIDAPIHDLTLPLGEILNIDGHASSSKGISRIQIWIGEEELESLQDLPGSGNLVHFEHLWKPDQPGDYEIRVVAYSGEDSASDPDTVTIHVMGEELAQVITPTATEESPPTVTSCVPNVVARQDVNCRTGPGSVYDVAGYLLEGEMGLIDGRTSDSSWWRIGNPDTSGTCWVWSSPVEAYCDPESVAVLEAPPTPTPAVDNDAPPVPSLSSPANGSEPDCASSIDLTWSAVTDPSGISGYKIEVQRHSGDNNWTSVTGSPFGATGTTKNVAVECGYIYRWRVQALDGAGNSSGWSAWFTFSILLP, encoded by the coding sequence TTCTATTTCAGCGCGTTCTTCATCCTTTCCTTCTTCATAGGTGCGTGTACCGGCGCGGCCCAAGTCGAGGGCACCTTCGTCTGGATCGACGCGCCGATCCACGACCTGACGCTACCCCTTGGAGAAATCCTGAATATCGACGGCCACGCTTCCAGCTCCAAGGGCATCTCCCGCATACAGATCTGGATCGGCGAAGAAGAACTGGAATCGCTGCAGGATTTACCCGGCAGCGGAAACCTGGTGCACTTCGAACACCTGTGGAAGCCGGATCAACCCGGGGATTATGAAATCAGGGTCGTCGCCTACAGCGGCGAGGATTCCGCCAGCGATCCCGATACGGTCACGATTCACGTGATGGGTGAAGAATTGGCGCAGGTAATCACGCCGACCGCAACGGAAGAAAGCCCTCCGACCGTGACCAGCTGTGTTCCCAACGTCGTCGCACGCCAGGACGTCAACTGCCGCACCGGGCCCGGAAGCGTCTACGACGTGGCCGGCTATCTCCTCGAGGGAGAAATGGGGCTGATCGACGGCCGCACGAGCGACAGCTCATGGTGGCGCATCGGAAATCCAGATACCTCCGGTACCTGCTGGGTGTGGAGTTCTCCCGTGGAGGCGTACTGCGATCCCGAAAGTGTGGCGGTGCTCGAGGCGCCCCCGACTCCGACACCTGCGGTGGACAACGACGCGCCGCCCGTACCCTCGCTTTCCAGTCCGGCAAACGGATCCGAACCCGACTGTGCATCTTCCATCGATCTGACCTGGAGTGCGGTCACCGATCCCAGTGGAATTTCGGGCTACAAGATCGAAGTGCAGCGTCATTCGGGCGATAACAACTGGACCTCGGTCACCGGCAGCCCGTTTGGCGCGACCGGGACGACGAAAAACGTTGCCGTCGAATGCGGCTATATCTACCGCTGGCGAGTCCAGGCCCTGGATGGGGC